One window from the genome of Pseudomonas sp. L5B5 encodes:
- a CDS encoding phosphoglycolate phosphatase, with amino-acid sequence MSAFEQLFSGNLPRLVMFDLDGTLVDSVPDLAAAVDQMLLKLGRPPAGLEAVRLWVGNGAPMLVRRALANSLDPQDIDDGEVEYALELFNAAYEGNHELTVVYPGVRETLKWLYKQGVELALITNKPERFVAPLLDQMRIGRYFRWIIGGDTLPQKKPDPAALFFVMKMASIPASQSLFVGDSRSDVLAARAAGVKCVALSYGYNHGRPIAEESPALVIDDLRALIPGCLEPAAEITLPDAVPSPSGNSIVVVTRKLWMKVIKALARWRWRA; translated from the coding sequence ATGAGTGCGTTCGAGCAGCTGTTCTCGGGCAACCTGCCGCGGCTGGTGATGTTCGACCTGGATGGCACCCTGGTCGACTCGGTGCCAGACCTGGCCGCTGCCGTGGACCAGATGCTGCTCAAGCTGGGCCGTCCGCCCGCAGGCCTCGAGGCGGTGCGCCTGTGGGTCGGCAATGGTGCGCCGATGCTGGTGCGCCGGGCCCTGGCCAATAGCCTGGATCCCCAGGACATCGACGACGGCGAGGTCGAGTACGCCCTGGAGCTGTTCAATGCGGCCTATGAGGGCAATCACGAGCTGACCGTGGTCTATCCCGGCGTGCGCGAGACCCTCAAGTGGCTGTACAAGCAAGGTGTGGAACTGGCCCTGATCACCAACAAGCCCGAGCGCTTCGTCGCTCCCTTGCTGGACCAGATGCGCATCGGTCGCTATTTTCGCTGGATCATCGGCGGCGATACCCTGCCGCAGAAGAAGCCCGACCCGGCGGCGCTGTTTTTCGTGATGAAAATGGCCAGTATTCCGGCCTCGCAATCGCTGTTCGTCGGCGACTCGCGCAGCGATGTCCTGGCGGCTCGGGCGGCGGGAGTCAAGTGCGTGGCCTTGAGCTACGGCTACAACCATGGCCGGCCGATTGCCGAGGAGTCGCCTGCCCTGGTGATCGACGACTTGCGGGCGCTGATCCCCGGTTGCTTAGAACCTGCCGCTGAGATAACGTTGCCCGACGCTGTTCCATCCCCTTCTGGAAACTCCATCGTGGTGGTCACTCGCAAACTCTGGATGAAAGTCATCAAGGCCTTGGCCCGCTGGCGTTGGCGCGCCTGA